Proteins encoded by one window of Haliotis asinina isolate JCU_RB_2024 chromosome 6, JCU_Hal_asi_v2, whole genome shotgun sequence:
- the LOC137287213 gene encoding uncharacterized protein: protein MADDEKRRVNIANGVISGLVFACGVIYSALSGVYVDSVLAGVNPVGISTVPLWSIGFAYIVPGLLGLIGTFTKSKCAYIVQMVFCILTLLVMGIFVIAALLILTTLPYVSRACGSASQSSCITSTSFYAVLYSISISMVLGWVLTLIITILGGILACRRPASQGQVMMPMSPMTLVSTTTDMQPTAYQGNMAYSDNRAYMQDTGYPDNRSYTQGSGYPDNRSYKDNSSYLDNRSYTQGSGYPDNWSYSRDTRYPDNRSYKDSMSYPDNRSYTQGSGYPDNWSYSRDTRYPDNRSYKDGSSYPDNRSYTHGSGYPDNRSYPQRSDYPASSTRDWREKY, encoded by the exons ATGGCAGATGACGAAAAACGCAGAGTTAACATCGCCAATGGAGTCATATCAGGACTAGTTTTTGCGTGTG GTGTAATCTACAGCGCATTGTCAGGAGTCTACGTTGACAGCGTCCTTGCTGGAGTGAACCCTGTCGGCATTTCAACCGTTCCCTTGTGGAGTATTGGCTTTGCA TACATAGTCCCAGGGCTTCTCGGTCTCATTGGAACATTTACGAAATCGAAATGCGCC TACATTGTCCAGATGGTGTTCTGCATCCTCACTCTGCTGGTGATGGGGATCTTCGTTATTGCCGCCTTGCTGATATTAACCACTCTTCCTTACGTTTCCAGAGCGTGCGG TTCCGCCTCCCAAAGTTCCTGCATCACTTCCACGAGCTTCTACGCCGTTCTCTACAGCATCTCCATCAGCATGGTACTTGGCTGGGTCCTCACACTCATCATCACAATCCTGGGTGGCATCCTCGCATGCAGACGACCG GCAAGCCAAGGTCAAGTGATGATGCCAATGTCACCAATGACCCTAGTCTCCACCACGACTGACATGCAGCCTACAGCCTACCAGGGCAATATGGCCTACTCTGACAACAGGGCCTACATGCAAGACACGGGGTATCCAGACAACAGGTCCTATACACAAGGCTCGGGTTACCCTGACAACAGGTCCTACAAAGATAACTCGAGTTACCTTGACAACAGGTCCTATACACAAGGCTCGGGTTACCCTGACAATTGGTCCTACTCGCGAGACACACGTTACCCTGACAACAGATCCTACAAGGATAGCATGAGTTACCCTGACAACAGGTCCTATACGCAAGGCTCTGGTTACCCTGACAATTGGTCCTACTCGCGAGACACACGTTACCCTGACAACAGATCCTACAAGGATGGCTCGAGTTACCCTGACAACAGGTCTTATACGCATGGCTCGGGTTACCCTGACAACAGATCATACCCACAACGCTCAGACTACCCTGCCTCTTCTACCCGCGATTGGCGAGAAAAATACTAA